The Oleiphilus messinensis DNA segment TTGCGTACTTTTCATGGCGGCATCCTCGCAAGTTTTGGCGAGATCACTGCCGCTCTCTATCTGGTCCAATCGCTTGAACTTGAGAAGGTGCCTTCATGCAGCAGCATGACGTTTGATTATCTGCGACCAGCGTTTGCCGGAAATATTCGCGCGGAGCCTCGCCTTGTCCGCGCGGGCAGGCGTTTTATCGTTGTTTCAGTGGATATCTATCTGGAAAAAAAACTCGTCTCAATCGGTCGCATTATCTACACACGTTAATCGAAGGAGTGTAATGTGACCATATCACAAACTTTACTTCGTGCTGAGCAGCTACACCCTAATGGCACTGCCACGATTTACAAGGAGAGAAAACAGTCATGGCGGGATTTTGGAACCGCGTTGCATGTCTGGCCTCGGGCCCTGATATCCTCGCCAGCATAGTAAATACGACCTGTATCTCCGGATGCTGGAGTAGGCGAACAGGGTGCGAAGTTGATCTGTAGGGGTCAAGAGTAGCTTCGCCCTAACCTTTTCGGATATCAGTTCATTCAGGTCATAGCTTGGTGGGTTGCTTTCGAATGCCTGAGCATCGTTGGTCAGGGTTTCGCCGTCCAGGCGTTGTGCCGCAATCCGGAAGGCGAGGGTGTCCTCGAGAATCGGGCCCGAGATCATTGCGGATGTATCGATATATTGCGCTTGTGTGCGGTATCCCAGGCGTCCGGCTGCTTCCCAGTCAAAGCTCGGGTCTTTGGTTTTGATAACGATTGAGCCGCCAATACTGTTGCGACCATTGCTGGTGGACTGCGGGCCGCGGAACACTTCGATCTGTTCAATATCCCAGAGGCCGCTGTCGCCGGTCAGATCTGCTACAAAGGGCTCGGCGACACCATCAATCAAAGTGGAAACCCGTGC contains these protein-coding regions:
- a CDS encoding PaaI family thioesterase — translated: MVLNQLQKEMLETTPFVEFLGLEVVTSDEGIAYQLPFREEHIGNTLLRTFHGGILASFGEITAALYLVQSLELEKVPSCSSMTFDYLRPAFAGNIRAEPRLVRAGRRFIVVSVDIYLEKKLVSIGRIIYTR
- a CDS encoding TonB-dependent receptor plug domain-containing protein; translation: MSHKTWVPKITLGMGLATLGLGAVAADGSDTPTSTLQSVVIMGEKAERSIKETTSSVAVISEDKLSGMRYKTLREAVSEINNVVTLSGSVPDIRGVSGNGSAGGFNSISGGAKARVSTLIDGVAEPFVADLTGDSGLWDIEQIEVFRGPQSTSNGRNSIGGSIVIKTKDPSFDWEAAGRLGYRTQAQYIDTSAMISGPILEDTLAFRIAAQRLDGETLTNDAQAFESNPPSYDLNELISEKVRAKLLLTPTDQLRTLFAYSSIRRYRSYLLCWRGYQGPRPDMQRGSKIPP